The DNA segment AATTTGTTATTTGACATCCCAACAAGTTATTCAACAGCCGTCAagagaggaaaataaaataaaaatatagatataaataCGATAAGTTATATATAATGTGATAgagtgaaaatagaaaaagaaaaactatggATATCAGTTACGTGTATAAATGATAGAGTGTGCAaatatcatttttcaaaaatagatGTAAAAGAATCAAGATTGACATGATCTAGCAAGACAAGCTGTTTCTGTTTagtgttataaattataaataatacaagCAACTTGCACGGTCTTCTAATTCTATTTTATGAACCATGGACATGAATTCTTCGTGCTTTGTTTAACTACGTAATCATTTTTTGTACTTTTAATGGCATCAGTTTATGTTATGTGTAGCAGTGTAGGTATCAGTTCACATGGGGATTAATTAGGGAGACCCTTGACTCCTTGAGAGATAGATCGTTCTCGCTTTAGtttgttctttttaattatatacagTTTGACTATTATGTGTTTTGGGACTTACACAATTTCTTTAAGAAACTCCGATCTTTCACTCCATTCTTGAGGTTTGACTCGATCTCCTTTAGTTTTTTATTCAAGGATCGGATCTCATTGGAGTCAAGCCGGTAGGATTGGGCTTTTTTTTCACACTGAATCTAACTTAGTTGTCCTCTAGACTCCTTTGGAGtcaattatatgtattttttgtttagtggGCTAAAGCACTCGGGGCAAAACTCTCTAATTAGAGGAATTGAACCAAAGAGTAGTACTCTTCTAGACTCGAATGTAAGCACAATAAAATACACAAATTTGATTGATCTTCCTGCTAATATAACATTATTAatgacatttattttataaatatctttaagttaaaatttgagTATTATccctcataaatataaaaaatccaaCAAGATTTTGTGGAATAAACACTTCCTGAATTTCAATAATGATTAAGAATTTtagtaaactcatttttttatctcataTAAATCAAATCTATACACCTTACATGTCATAATAATTATCatgtaaaaaaacaataagtttcaaaataattattattttaattttttaatataatattaattattttttcacttttatctcttataatataataacaaacaataaaatctataatttataaataaattaatgataaaaatgttaaatttataaaattattattttattttatcgatATTAAAATAACCTATGACTGGTATGGACATGTATTAAAGCAACTCACATATTATCGTCGAAGGTTAACTTTTAGAAAATCACAACTATGCAGCGAGTATTTCTTCAAACCTAACGAAATAAATCTTCAAAGTTGAAGAATGTCTTAACTCTCACATAATGTTGAAAGGGAAACTAAGACGGGATATGATAGCTAGTTTGTGTGGCAATCAGTGCTTGGCTGATTGGCAATTGCACtgtcttacagttgtgtgacACTTCTTGTGATACAGAttgcattaattaaaaatattttgcctataaaaaaatgatagtttGGGATAATGCCTAGCTGTTAGagataataatatatactttttataatattaaataattcacATATTTATTATGCTTGATGGATTGATAATAAGGTTCAAAACTTAGGTAAGTCACGTTACAAGGACTTGTGTTAGAGTtgtagttttaaaatataaaaaaaacgaaTCATTTGTGTCCTCGATAAACAATTAAGTTTATGAAATTATTGGTTCATAGTAAAATTTTAGAACTTTCATGATCAAATAATCTAGAGTTAGATCATTATTAACTGTCTCTTTATTTTTAGGGGCAAAAACTTGAATTTAAGTTTTGGATAAGTGATTTTGTGTATTATCCGTGTTTTAAACTAAAAGAACTCTTGTGTGGAAAAGCATATTATATAGAgttaaacttaataaaaaatacatgcttaattttttttagtttgttaaTTCGTGACACCTAATTTGTAGCAAACTTTTATGGTAGTTTAGGATGGTGCCTACTGCTAAGATGTTAAagataataatgatatataacttttaaaatattaaaataattcacaTATTTATTATGCTTAATGGATCAGAGGAGGTTCAAAACTTAGGTAAATCACGTTACAAGAACTCGTGTTAGAAacgtcatttttttaaaaaatgaaatcatttGTGTCCTCTATAAacaatttaagtttttaaaattattggttCATAGCATAATGTTagaaatttttatgataaaataatatagagTTAGATCATTATTAATTGTCTCATTATTTTTAGGGAAAAAGTTGAAATTAAGTTTAAGATAAGTGATCTTTGTGTATTATCCGTGCTTTAAACTAAAAGAACTTTTACGAGGAAAAGCATATTATATAgtgatataattaaaaaaaatacgtgCTTAAATTTTTAAGTTTGTTAATTCTTGACACCTAATGTGTAGCAAACTTGTATGCAGATTCTCAAATTCTCTTATTGGGTCCAATACTAATACCAacgaaattattattataaaaatgagaaTACTATGTAGAATCtcgttatattttatattttattatatattgattattataaatataaattcataaaatcaaataattagcTTTTCTTGgaattcactaaaaaaaaaaattcttttcttgGGTCGACCATAGCTAGCTTATAATGTTGTTCTAACATACTCGTTAATTTTCacgtgaaaaaaataattgttcatTAATTGAGCCATTATATTCATTCATGTATACTTTGTAACCAAATTTTACGAATTAGCTTTATTTATTGACACCCGGGGGGCAATCATTTAATGCAAGttgaattaaattatcaaaGAGTATAGTACTAAACACACAAATGTGTTAAAAAGGTTAAACAATGACATTTGAGTACAAAACATCAAATAGTTAACAGCTCAAGTATGAATCTATTAGGAATGATGAGAACATAAACGAcattaattataactttttttaatgaacGGAATAAAAGTGTCTACATTTGAacattaaaaaacattatattaatattaatgtatAATACAGAAGCTCACATAgtaatttagtcaaatttaaaACCAACTAGATTCAAATGAAGCCAGGAATGTTGGTATTGAGCAGTTGTGAGCTTGAAGGGGTAAGCAAGAGCAATATGAAGAAAGACACATCTCTAAATAGTGAATTGCAATTTGTTCTTAATTAACAGATGTGGCCTAATTTAATTGCCAAAGCTAAGGAAGGTGGATTAGATGTCATACAAACTTATGTATTTTGGAACCTTCACGAACCTCAACAAGGCCAGGTGATCAAACTCAAACTCGTCTACATTAATCTTCAAGTTGTCATTTCCcctgtattttctttttaagctCATTGCTTGCAAGCTGAATAAtgttggtgattttttttacttggttTGTAGTATGACTTTAGAGGAATGCGTAATATAGTGAGATTCATTAAGGAAATTCAAGCACAAGGTTTATATGTAACCCTCCGAATTGGACCATACATTGAGAGTGAATGCACTTATGGGTAAGTCCCCCTTTCCTGCTATTGTTACTTATGCTAACGAATTTTCCAACACAAAGGAATTGCTATCATGCTATGAATTAAAACATATTcatattttgctttcatttaagTTACTTTTGGGAACTTTGATGATActaaataatatgataattgGTTACGTAATAGAAGAAACTGACTCGCGGTTTTTGTTGGTGCAGGGGTCTACCGTTATGGTTACATGATATTCCGGGTATTGTATTCAGATCTGACAATGAGCAATTCAAGGTATCAACTCTAGTTTTTGTGACCCTTCTATCGCTGTAATTTGAACTACGTAAGCATGGTAGTTCATCTGTCTCTAGTTGCTTTATCCTGctctaaaaattattaagtatttGGGTCATGTCTCCTTAGAACTTAACACAATTTACTCTCAGCTATACTTTTCACTCAAATTTGGTATTAACGGATTATTCATTAATGGCAGTTTCACATGCAAAAGTTCTCTGCAAAAATAGTCAACTTGATGAAATCAGCCAATCTTTTTGCTTCACAAGGAGGACCAATCATACTATCGCAGGTTTAAACTTCAAACCAACAACAAAGACTTGTCAATTATATATcactcagttttttttttatttgtatttataaattataaatgttttatGGTCAATGTAGATTGAGAACGAATATGGGAACGTTGAAGGGGCGTTTCACGAGAAAGGATTGTCCTATATTCGTTGGGCTGCCCAAATGGCCGTGGGACTCCAAACTGGTGTGCCTTGGGTAATGTGCAAGCAAGATAATGCTCCTGATCCGGTGGTTAGTCTCTAAGAATTATTTTACTTTCCATGGATTAGTTATTATATTAGGGAAATACTTAATAGTACGAACAACTTCCGCACGAATGTGACGAAAacggtttatgataagttgatAACTTATCATGTGAATTCCGTCAAATTTACctttaatttctcatttttttgaacttaaatttaataaaatgtgaACACATCATTTCGTGCTTAATAATTTCGTAAGCAGCGCTCATTATATTATGACATCTCTAAATGAAGTCATGTAATCTGCAGATCAACACATGCAATGGCATGCAGTGCGGAAAAACTTTCAAGGGGCCTAACTCGCCTAACAAGCCTTCACTATGGACAGAGAATTGGACAAGTTTGTACGTTCTTGTGAAATTCTgcattacaatttacaaaccATTTTTCTTAAAAGTGTGGTAATCAAAGCGTTTCAGAAGACTAATGCCATTCCTTTCACCTTAAAAATTGTAGTTACCAAGTCTTTGGTGAAGTGCCGTACATAAGATCTGCTGAAGACATTGCATATAATGTTGCCTTGTTCATTGCAAAGAGAGGAAGCTATGTCAATTACTATATGGTATCATCACTGCCCACCACCTTTCTGTAACCGTTTCTCTTGtcttttccttctctttatTCCCAGCATTTAAGACATTATTGTCTTTTAAGTATCATGATGGATTTGTTGCAGTACCATGGAGGAACCAATTTTGACAGAATAGCCTCTGCTTTCGTAATAACGGCATATTATGACGAAGCTCCACTGGATGAATATGGTACGTTCCTTTCCTTTCTCCATGTAAGTAAAATTGTAGATATTGAATCACTACGTGATTGACTATGCTAAGTTAAGCAGGTTTGGTTAGGGAACCAAAATGGGGCCATCTTAAGGAGCTTCATGCAGCAATCAAGTCATGTTCAAATTCTATACTTCATGGAACTCAAACTAGCTTCAGCTTGGGCACACAACAAAACGTAAGAAAACTAAACAGAACGTCTAGTTATTTTCCTCAATTGTTATCTTCTTTTTAACTGGCATAAAAAAGGGAATCGAGCACTAGGTGAATAACCGTGCAGTCCGTACTAGTATTTGAATCGCAAActacaaatttataaaacacTCCAAAAGATGGATCTTCTAAACAAAATCCATCACTCTTTCTCAGGCTTATGTTTTCAAAAGGAGCTCAATAGAATGTGCTGCCTTCCTGGAAAATACTGAAGATCAGAGTGTCACAATCCAATTTCAAAATATTCCATATCAATTACCTCCCAATTCAATCAGTATTCTACCAGACTGCAAGAATGTAGCCTTCAACACAGCCAAGGTAAAAATCAAACGCTCAATATATATACTGTCATTTATTTTAAGACAACATCTACTGGGCAGTTTCTTCTTTTTGCTATCATCCTTTGATCATTATTCTTTGTATTAacgttatataaataaaatggtGCTAGTAAAAGGCAATTCATATTTTATGCACTTTGTAGGTACGCATTCAAAATGCCAGAGCAATGAAATCGCAGTTACAGTTCAATTCAGCTGAAACATGGAAAGTGTACAAAGAAGCCATCCCCAGCTTTGGTGATACTTCATTAAGAGCAAATACACTATTAGATCAAATCAGCACAACAAAAGATACATCTGACTATTTGTGGTACACATTCAGGTAAAATGGCAACATACATACTTATGCCAGCTGCATTTAAAGATGCTTGCTATACCATCATTACTCTTTACTGAGATTCTTGTTGAC comes from the Glycine soja cultivar W05 chromosome 6, ASM419377v2, whole genome shotgun sequence genome and includes:
- the LOC114415430 gene encoding beta-galactosidase 16-like; protein product: MVMKVWWCFSFAFISTVFIGTTVYGGNVTYDGRSLIIDGQHKILFSGSIHYPRSTPQMWPNLIAKAKEGGLDVIQTYVFWNLHEPQQGQYDFRGMRNIVRFIKEIQAQGLYVTLRIGPYIESECTYGGLPLWLHDIPGIVFRSDNEQFKFHMQKFSAKIVNLMKSANLFASQGGPIILSQIENEYGNVEGAFHEKGLSYIRWAAQMAVGLQTGVPWVMCKQDNAPDPVINTCNGMQCGKTFKGPNSPNKPSLWTENWTSFYQVFGEVPYIRSAEDIAYNVALFIAKRGSYVNYYMYHGGTNFDRIASAFVITAYYDEAPLDEYGLVREPKWGHLKELHAAIKSCSNSILHGTQTSFSLGTQQNAYVFKRSSIECAAFLENTEDQSVTIQFQNIPYQLPPNSISILPDCKNVAFNTAKVRIQNARAMKSQLQFNSAETWKVYKEAIPSFGDTSLRANTLLDQISTTKDTSDYLWYTFRLYDNSPNAQSILSAYSHGHVLHAFVNGNLVGSIHGSHKNLSFVMENKLNLINGMNNISFLSATVGLPNSGAYLERRVAGLRSLKVQGRDFTNQAWGYQIGLLGEKLQIYTASGSSKVQWESFQSSTKPLTWYKTTFDAPVGNDPVVLNLGSMGKGYTWINGQGIGRYWVSFHTPQGTPSQKWYHIPRSLLKSTGNLLVLLEEETGNPLGITLDTVYITSQ